From Oceaniferula marina, a single genomic window includes:
- a CDS encoding lipopolysaccharide kinase InaA family protein, which translates to MSAVGDNRFGGIHPGDVLQLDIQETVHADFLGKMDVTFLSLLRYLPGRRSVWKARCEFGELFIKVFFPHPKQDRDVGREWRHSIRLHDAEMPMAEPYFLARGGEGCSILGFAYLEGGVTLDALASLAWQDADRSDVYRQLLDLHSRMFAAGIYQEDNHLGNYFWHQGEVRLLDAATCCFVDPPVDGGRLRENLSLLLANIPLPDRRCVDSLIANSDLRQAGVGGREASRAIQTRLRKYYRKTRRSCSEFELLREGAESWLLCRDLEPELREQVLSGMDALFAGGTWLKDGNTCSVVEVEVKGRSYIVKRYNRKPWLYRLLHCLATPRALESWSNGHVLRLFGIATPRPLACGVIRSGGLPELAYLVMEKVEGPPLWDLPEDELMEQGSGLAQQFGQLLWSLDTLQATHGDMKGSNLVVDQRDVLTLIDLDGTRFYCTASKHRKKRDKDIRRFLRNWDKMPEVRNMFSRVIDAVD; encoded by the coding sequence ATGAGCGCTGTTGGCGATAATCGTTTTGGCGGTATCCATCCGGGGGATGTTTTACAGCTTGATATCCAGGAGACGGTACATGCCGATTTTCTGGGGAAGATGGATGTCACCTTTCTCAGTCTGCTGCGTTATTTGCCCGGACGGCGTTCAGTATGGAAAGCCCGCTGTGAGTTTGGGGAATTGTTCATCAAGGTCTTTTTTCCACATCCCAAACAGGATCGGGATGTGGGGCGGGAGTGGCGGCACTCGATTCGATTGCATGATGCGGAGATGCCGATGGCCGAGCCTTATTTTTTGGCCCGTGGTGGTGAGGGCTGCTCCATTCTGGGTTTTGCGTATTTGGAAGGAGGAGTCACGCTTGATGCTTTGGCAAGCTTAGCTTGGCAGGACGCGGACCGGAGTGATGTTTATCGCCAGTTGTTGGATTTGCATTCGCGCATGTTCGCTGCAGGAATCTATCAAGAAGATAATCATTTGGGGAATTACTTTTGGCATCAGGGGGAGGTCAGGCTTCTGGATGCCGCTACCTGTTGTTTTGTGGATCCTCCTGTGGATGGGGGGCGTCTTCGGGAGAATCTATCTTTGCTGCTTGCGAATATCCCGCTGCCGGACAGGCGATGTGTTGACTCCTTGATCGCGAATAGCGACTTAAGGCAAGCCGGAGTTGGGGGGCGAGAGGCGTCGCGGGCGATTCAAACACGCTTGCGGAAATATTATCGCAAGACGCGGAGGTCTTGTTCGGAATTTGAACTCCTTCGGGAGGGGGCAGAGTCTTGGTTGCTTTGCCGGGATCTGGAACCTGAGTTGAGGGAACAAGTGCTTTCTGGCATGGATGCTTTGTTTGCTGGAGGTACTTGGTTGAAGGATGGAAATACCTGCTCGGTTGTTGAAGTCGAGGTGAAAGGAAGGTCATACATTGTCAAACGCTACAACCGTAAACCCTGGTTGTATCGACTCCTGCATTGCCTTGCCACGCCCCGGGCATTGGAAAGTTGGAGTAACGGCCATGTGTTGCGCTTGTTTGGTATTGCGACTCCTCGGCCGTTGGCTTGTGGGGTGATTCGCTCCGGAGGACTACCGGAGCTTGCTTATCTGGTGATGGAAAAGGTGGAAGGCCCTCCATTGTGGGATCTGCCAGAGGATGAGTTGATGGAGCAAGGGAGTGGTCTGGCTCAGCAATTCGGGCAGCTGTTATGGAGTTTGGATACCTTGCAGGCGACGCATGGCGATATGAAAGGAAGTAATCTGGTCGTGGATCAACGAGATGTGCTGACCTTGATCGACCTCGACGGGACGAGATTTTACTGCACGGCATCCAAACATAGGAAAAAGCGGGACAAGGACATAAGACGCTTTTTACGGAACTGGGACAAGATGCCCGAAGTTCGGAACATGTTCAGTCGCGTGATCGACGCCGTGGATTAA
- a CDS encoding lipopolysaccharide kinase InaA family protein translates to MPSTPDSYTHPEWSAGLIDAGYASFDDWWNAEQNLVEVGNFRGPDANTSWSHVSRIELPDGRTVYLKRQQNHFPNNTLLKLRRICTFEIEYQNYLKLQEAGVPTMKIIHFATRKVNGDKQCIIVSEELKGMSPVDTLIKSFEATQWPSRKDRLAMLQAVVKVVKTMHRAGLIHNALYGRHIYLNIPIVEGRPQLPESYNACLIDLERTKSPGPKSPKLIKNDLEKMFRRIRQWPARDCLWFLKQYLGIDKLTPEAKAIARKIAATRK, encoded by the coding sequence GACAGCTACACCCACCCCGAATGGTCGGCCGGCCTCATCGACGCAGGCTACGCCAGCTTCGATGACTGGTGGAACGCTGAGCAAAACCTGGTGGAGGTAGGAAACTTCCGGGGACCCGACGCCAACACCTCCTGGAGCCATGTCTCCAGAATCGAACTCCCGGACGGGCGCACCGTTTATCTCAAGCGCCAACAAAACCACTTCCCCAATAACACGCTACTCAAGTTGCGGCGGATCTGCACCTTTGAAATCGAATACCAAAACTATCTGAAACTTCAGGAGGCGGGGGTGCCTACGATGAAAATCATCCACTTCGCAACACGCAAGGTGAATGGAGACAAGCAGTGCATTATTGTCTCAGAAGAGCTCAAGGGCATGTCCCCTGTCGATACATTGATCAAGAGCTTCGAAGCCACGCAATGGCCAAGCCGAAAAGACCGGCTTGCGATGCTTCAAGCCGTTGTCAAGGTCGTCAAAACCATGCATCGCGCCGGCTTGATCCACAACGCTCTCTACGGTCGACATATCTACCTCAACATTCCCATCGTCGAGGGCCGGCCTCAACTGCCGGAATCATACAATGCCTGCCTGATCGACTTGGAACGCACCAAATCCCCGGGCCCCAAATCGCCCAAACTGATTAAAAACGATCTCGAAAAAATGTTCCGTCGAATCCGGCAATGGCCTGCCCGGGATTGCCTCTGGTTCCTCAAACAATACCTCGGCATCGACAAACTGACGCCCGAGGCCAAAGCCATCGCAAGGAAGATCGCTGCGACCCGCAAGTAA